The Clostridiales bacterium genome segment CTTTTTACGTGTATAAATACGCCACCGGAATAACCTCCGCAATAGATATATCCCAAAGAATATTGGACGGCGAAAAAGGCATATTGGATAAATATATGAATTTCTTAAAGGCCGGCGGCTCAAAATCACCTTACGAGATTATGAAAGATTTGAATGTTGACCTTGCCGCGCCCGAGCCTTATAATAATGCTATGACTGTGTTTAAAAACACGGTGAAAGAATTGGAAAAATTATTATGAAAAAAATATTAGTTAGCTTCTTTATTATCGTCATAAGCCTTAGCTTTTTTGGTTGCGGCGAAATAGAATACACGCTTTCACAAAATTTTGATTACTCTGTGACCCAACAATACAAAATCTATTTGGATGAGGAGTATTTGGCGCAATACAATTATACCGCGGAACAATATACCGCGGAACAAATGAAAAGATTTTTGTTTGCGTTTTTTGGCTTATATAGCGGCAAAGCGTTTACTCAAACAGAGTTAACAAGAAATTCGCTTAGTTTTGGCGATGAGGAACAAGGTTTTAAATGTTATCTAAATTTTGACCAAGAAAATTCCATTATAACTTTTGATCAAACCTTTGAAGATCAGCAGGCTTACTATGATTTCTACGGCATTAGCGACGACGAACAAGACAAACCTTACTACCAAGTGGAAAAGGGATTTTTTTATTATAGATTAATCCAAAAGATGCAATCGCCCCTTTTGGTAGTAAAAGAAAAATGGCATGAGTTATATGACGGCGAATTGTATCCCGAAGCCGACGCCCAAGGCAAGTTGGATTTTGCCCAAATATTTATGCTCGGGCTGAAAGATTCGCAAGGCAATACGGTTTTTGCGGGCTTTAGGGAAACTTTTCACGAAATCCCCAAAGATGACGCCGACCAGATCCTTTACCGCTTTGTGTTGTCATACTCAAGAGGCAGATTGGAAAACTCGGCCCATAAAACTGAAAGGGATGAATATTACACATATTTAATTTGGGAACACAACAACGACACAATAGGCGAGGAGATAACTTTGGTTGTTCTTAAACCCAACAGCGTAGGCTGGAATGTTTTGGCGCTGGGCTTGACGGCTGTGTTTGCGGGTATTATGGTAGTGGTCGCTTTAATATCCAAAAAACACCGCCCCAAAATAGAGCCCATAATTCCGCCTCCGCCCAAAGCGCCGCCCTCGGTTTTTGGGGACGAATATAAATAAAATATTGCAGCTGATAGCTTGTTTAATAAAAGTCGCCCAAAATTTTTTAGCCAAGAAATTTTTTGGGCGATGAAAATTTTTTGGTCGCAAATTTTAAAAATTTAATATATTTTAAAAATTTAATATAAAAGTTTTTAAACAAAAAATTAAAATCCAAATCCGCCAAAAATTAATATTCTTTATGATATAATAAATAAAAATTGACTAAAAATTTTTTAGGGAGGGGATATGGCGACTCGCGCCAAGAATACAGACAAAAGGAGCGTTTTGGCCGCAACGCGCAGGATGCCGCATAATCTAGACGCCGAGCAGGCGGTTTTAGGCTGTATGCTGATTGACAACAACGCGGCGATTTATATTATCCAAGAGCTTAACAAAAATTGCTTTTACTCAGAAGCCCACCAGATAATCTTTGAGGCGATGGCAAATGTCCTGTCCCGTCCCGATGTCAATACCGCGTTGGATGTAATCACATTAACGGACGAGCTTGAGCGCATGGGGCAGTTGCAGCTTGCGGGCGGCGTCCAATACATAAGCGCTTTGGCGTCCATTGTGCCCACTTCGGCCAACTTCAAAAAGCATACTGAAATAGTAAAATCCAAAGCCATGCTAAGAAGGATTATTGAGACCTGTTCTTACGCGGTAGAACAGGCTTATGAAAACGAGGACGCCGAAAGGGTATTGGCAAACGCCGAAAGCGCTTTGTATGATATCAACAAAGAACAAGACAGAAACGAGCTTGTCAAGGTCAAAGAATTGACTATGCCTGTTTTGAAAAAGCTGGACGAGCTAAAAGACCCGGCATTCAGGTCGGGGATCCCTACGGGTTATGTCGGCATTGACAATATACTCAACGGCCTTCACCCTTCCGACCTTATACTGTTAGCGGCCCGGCCCGGCGTGGGCAAAACGGCGCTTGCCATGAATATAATGTCCAATATCGCTTTGAATGTGAACAGAAAAATAACAAACGGCCAAAAGCCCAAGCTTCATTGCGCGGTCTTTTCTTTGGAAATGTCCAAAGAACAGCTGATGCAAAGGCTTATTTGTTCCGTGGGCGAGGTTTCTATGACCAACGCGTCAAAAGGCGCTTTAAGCGCGGAAGAATGGACCAAGGTTTTCGCCGCGACCAAGCTTTTGGACAAATGCGAATTATATATTGACGATTCCTCTTACATACGCCCCCAAGATATTTTAAACAAGTGCCTAAGGATACGCAAAGAAAAGGGGCTGGATGTGGTGATGATTGACTACTTGCAGCTTATCACCCCTAACAAAGAGCGTTTTGACACGCGCGCCCAAGAGGTAGCGGATATCACCAGGTTTTTGAAAATAACGGCAAAAGAACTCAATGTGCCCATACTTCTTTTGAGCCAGCTATCCCGAAAGAGCGAAGAGCGCAAGAGCGCGCCCCAGCTTTCGGACCTAAGGGAATCGGGCGCTATTGAACAAGACGCCGATATCGTTATGTTTATACACCGCGTCAAAAAAGACGATGAAATCGTATCGTCTTCCGAGCCCCAAGAAATTGACCTTATCGTAGCCAAGCACCGAAACGGGCGCACGGGCAAGGCAAAACTTATTTATAAGGGCGAATATGTCAGATTTTATGACGCCTAAAAATAAGATGTAAGTAAAACGCTGGTTTGGTTACAATAAAAAAGTAAAATATCAAAACAGGAGAATAAATAAGTATGATAACGATAAGCAAAAAAAGTTTTCAAGGTTGGGAAAACTGCATAAGCGTTACCAACGGCGAAGTGGAAGTTATTGTCACGACCGATATCGGACCTAGGATAATAAGCTATACAA includes the following:
- a CDS encoding oligoendopeptidase F family protein, encoding FYVYKYATGITSAIDISQRILDGEKGILDKYMNFLKAGGSKSPYEIMKDLNVDLAAPEPYNNAMTVFKNTVKELEKLL
- the dnaB gene encoding replicative DNA helicase, producing MATRAKNTDKRSVLAATRRMPHNLDAEQAVLGCMLIDNNAAIYIIQELNKNCFYSEAHQIIFEAMANVLSRPDVNTALDVITLTDELERMGQLQLAGGVQYISALASIVPTSANFKKHTEIVKSKAMLRRIIETCSYAVEQAYENEDAERVLANAESALYDINKEQDRNELVKVKELTMPVLKKLDELKDPAFRSGIPTGYVGIDNILNGLHPSDLILLAARPGVGKTALAMNIMSNIALNVNRKITNGQKPKLHCAVFSLEMSKEQLMQRLICSVGEVSMTNASKGALSAEEWTKVFAATKLLDKCELYIDDSSYIRPQDILNKCLRIRKEKGLDVVMIDYLQLITPNKERFDTRAQEVADITRFLKITAKELNVPILLLSQLSRKSEERKSAPQLSDLRESGAIEQDADIVMFIHRVKKDDEIVSSSEPQEIDLIVAKHRNGRTGKAKLIYKGEYVRFYDA